In one Rhodothermus sp. genomic region, the following are encoded:
- a CDS encoding CRISPR-associated endoribonuclease Cas6, whose amino-acid sequence MRLRLLLTPAVEPVPFTYPYRLAGVLHRWLGQNDWHDGLSLYSFGWLQGGQLGKNGLCFPRGARWTLSFYEGEQVERLVQGIFRDPRVIAGMAVAEVQAMPVPSFGSRVVFMVESPVVVRRFRADGGRDYLTWEDEAADEVLTRVLRRKLTVAGLEALAAQVRVSFDRSYRGAKTKLVRVKGIAHRGSMCPVIVEGPPEAVQFAWLVGVGELTGCGFGALGAPMQKRQKRRGRSKAVRPARYQTLQQ is encoded by the coding sequence ATGCGTTTACGATTGCTACTGACACCCGCCGTTGAGCCGGTTCCTTTCACGTATCCCTACCGCCTGGCCGGAGTGCTCCACCGATGGCTCGGCCAGAACGACTGGCATGATGGACTGAGTCTGTACAGTTTTGGCTGGTTGCAGGGAGGACAGCTCGGAAAAAACGGCCTGTGTTTTCCCAGAGGAGCGCGTTGGACGCTCAGCTTTTATGAGGGGGAGCAGGTGGAGCGGCTGGTGCAGGGCATCTTCCGAGATCCGAGAGTAATTGCTGGCATGGCCGTGGCCGAGGTACAGGCCATGCCAGTTCCCTCATTCGGCTCGCGGGTGGTTTTTATGGTGGAAAGCCCGGTGGTAGTCCGTCGATTTCGGGCCGATGGGGGACGTGATTACCTGACCTGGGAGGACGAAGCTGCTGATGAAGTGCTTACCCGCGTGTTGCGTCGTAAGCTGACGGTGGCCGGTCTGGAGGCGCTGGCTGCTCAGGTGCGGGTATCGTTTGATCGCAGCTATCGGGGGGCTAAGACCAAGCTGGTGCGCGTCAAGGGCATCGCTCACCGGGGAAGTATGTGTCCGGTGATTGTTGAGGGGCCGCCTGAGGCCGTGCAGTTTGCCTGGCTGGTCGGGGTCGGTGAGCTCACCGGCTGCGGCTTCGGCGCACTGGGCGCCCCGATGCAAAAAAGACAGAAGCGGAGGGGGAGGTCCAAGGCGGTCAGGCCAGCTCGTTACCAGACGCTTCAGCAGTAA
- the cas7i gene encoding type I-B CRISPR-associated protein Cas7/Cst2/DevR gives MAFITGIQVIHAPASALNNAGMQPGSATENAVVVKALRINGRSYPYVSAQAYRYWLRRTLEQLQPEGWTVAPIFREKKVAYTDANPIEYADDDVFGYMRAPGKSIEAADSRAAFVDATDTKETVTRVSPFRVGTLVAMSDGVVQDFGTMSRHEGDPVPHEHQFYRTSLKGMFSIDLGRIGVFTYENRTGFLNLDETRRKLAEARGLVHDEDNRAYRLPDSIRLQRIRALLSAMPVVDGGAKQALHYTDVNPVVVVMAVVRGGNNPFYYAIDGDREGLAHPVPEAFQEIGEIWGDQILSPLYIGWVEGYAPEGRRQLEAMQATLQQAYPHGVVLGHPRRVFAQLADELSRHPEWLA, from the coding sequence ATGGCTTTCATTACCGGTATTCAGGTGATTCATGCGCCGGCTTCGGCATTGAACAATGCGGGCATGCAACCCGGCAGTGCTACGGAGAATGCCGTTGTGGTCAAAGCGCTTCGCATCAATGGGCGAAGCTATCCGTACGTTTCCGCACAGGCCTATCGCTACTGGTTACGGCGTACGCTGGAGCAACTGCAGCCCGAAGGATGGACCGTAGCGCCCATCTTTCGAGAGAAGAAGGTAGCCTATACGGACGCCAATCCGATCGAATATGCCGACGATGACGTTTTCGGTTACATGCGTGCTCCGGGTAAGAGCATAGAGGCGGCAGACAGCCGGGCTGCGTTCGTAGACGCGACCGATACCAAGGAGACGGTGACGCGCGTTTCGCCTTTTCGGGTAGGAACGCTGGTGGCGATGAGCGATGGCGTCGTGCAAGATTTTGGCACCATGAGCCGCCACGAAGGCGATCCTGTCCCACACGAGCATCAGTTTTATCGCACGTCGCTCAAGGGCATGTTTTCGATTGACCTGGGGCGCATCGGCGTGTTTACCTATGAGAACCGTACAGGCTTTCTGAATCTGGATGAAACACGTCGAAAATTGGCTGAAGCGCGGGGGTTGGTGCATGACGAAGACAACCGGGCTTATCGACTTCCGGACAGTATTCGCCTGCAGCGCATTCGCGCTTTGCTTTCAGCCATGCCGGTAGTAGATGGAGGCGCTAAACAGGCTCTGCATTATACCGATGTAAATCCTGTTGTGGTCGTGATGGCTGTTGTGCGGGGAGGTAATAATCCATTCTATTACGCTATCGACGGAGACCGCGAAGGGCTGGCGCATCCCGTACCAGAGGCATTTCAAGAAATTGGAGAGATCTGGGGCGATCAGATTCTGTCGCCTCTGTATATCGGCTGGGTAGAAGGGTATGCGCCTGAAGGACGTCGTCAGTTAGAGGCGATGCAGGCAACCCTGCAACAGGCGTATCCACATGGGGTCGTGCTGGGGCATCCACGGCGAGTCTTTGCGCAACTTGCAGACGAACTGAGCCGTCATCCGGAATGGTTGGCATGA
- the cas5 gene encoding CRISPR-associated protein Cas5 yields the protein MSTECLEAVKVVLEGPVASFRYPHFLIGRQPTYPMPPPSTIYGLISAALGRFPDPQALRFAYRFECERQRVDDVETIWFVQPNTATRGAAAQKNLEAQSNILPREWLVHPRLTLYVTGDELEALYQAFRSPSYMLTLGRSQELISVRRVEQVVLRPARKGWLEPGLFPVSFRAWASRAPAIYMPRFIVPRSRRRVVWDWFLALDAPVHLTREAPEPCWAESLEVADPHLLYFHVFQRREE from the coding sequence ATGAGCACAGAATGTCTGGAAGCCGTCAAAGTCGTGCTGGAAGGGCCCGTAGCCTCCTTCCGCTACCCGCATTTTCTGATTGGACGGCAGCCTACTTACCCGATGCCGCCGCCTTCTACCATCTACGGTCTGATCAGCGCGGCGTTGGGACGTTTCCCGGATCCGCAGGCGCTGCGCTTTGCTTATCGGTTTGAATGCGAGCGCCAACGCGTCGATGACGTCGAGACTATATGGTTTGTGCAGCCCAATACGGCTACGCGGGGCGCTGCAGCGCAAAAAAATCTGGAAGCGCAGAGTAACATCCTGCCGCGTGAGTGGCTGGTGCATCCCCGTTTGACGCTGTACGTGACGGGCGATGAGCTGGAAGCGTTGTACCAGGCGTTTCGCAGTCCCAGCTATATGCTAACGCTGGGGCGCTCACAGGAGCTGATCAGTGTGCGTCGCGTCGAGCAGGTGGTACTGCGTCCAGCCCGAAAAGGATGGCTGGAGCCCGGGTTATTTCCCGTAAGCTTTCGAGCGTGGGCTTCGCGGGCTCCGGCCATTTATATGCCCCGTTTTATTGTACCGCGCAGCCGCCGTCGTGTGGTCTGGGACTGGTTCCTGGCACTGGATGCTCCAGTACATCTGACGAGAGAGGCACCAGAACCCTGTTGGGCTGAGTCCTTAGAGGTAGCTGATCCGCATTTACTCTACTTCCATGTTTTTCAGCGACGAGAAGAATGA
- the cas3 gene encoding CRISPR-associated helicase Cas3': MNADALLAKSPEQGGESLPAHTLQVIERLRQLRWRMPDLEQALEMPGLWGALFVAAWVHDMGKAARGFQEMLRGGPAWGYRHEVLSLAFLSWLLLPEDRRYPLAAAAVAAHHRDYPVLARQYIEVPHPDDSGIDERWQEMDRERLEALARWTTDTWPSIAEAEQLGFNPPFVRHPLDDVPRLLREGPARIEEALACYRDYFRAQRFPTRKERRRAWRRRQQALFVRGLMLQADRLASAQAPPLQAPNLDGVVTALPAGDSGWYDHQRKAAAHVGSLLLAAPTGSGKTEAALLWARRQLQDGRRGAVCYLLPYQASLNAMYRRFVERYRLGQDEVALLHSRAVQAVYRELARTESAEQVKAYRQAQRLKALGRLHQQPVLLATPYQLLRAAFRLPGYEGQWAMLHGAHLIVDEIHGYEPFRLGLLLGLLAMLQQHFDTRIAVMTATMPSWLRNLLVQTLGAASTQADHGLYRRFQRHRLHLKEGRLDDDSVLNEIAHRVQQGEAVLVVTNLVASAQQLAEALAERLNSPWPHRCDPLNDSVLLVHSRFTAEDRLQREAILQDRVARRPRAQGFVVVATQVVEVSLDVDFDTIYTDPAPLEALIQRFGRVNRRRNTAERPVFVMQEAMDWTWPYRQEALMRRTVKYLEQFDGQIIDEAMISTWLDAVYEPEVAVLQKEVERGRQSFAEVAGPERLVAFESDPALEEQFDALFDGYEVLPLSLQEEFLRRVDEGAYVEAYGLLVPISQGRFHAFRQQGALTRLQDYRVWVADCAYDPCIGLQPDVQNPAEAFML; the protein is encoded by the coding sequence ATGAATGCGGATGCGCTGTTGGCTAAAAGTCCGGAACAGGGAGGCGAATCGCTTCCGGCGCATACTCTGCAGGTGATTGAACGATTGCGGCAGCTGCGCTGGCGGATGCCTGATCTGGAGCAGGCATTGGAAATGCCCGGACTCTGGGGGGCGCTGTTTGTTGCCGCCTGGGTGCATGATATGGGGAAGGCAGCCAGAGGATTTCAGGAGATGTTACGGGGTGGGCCAGCATGGGGGTATCGTCATGAAGTGCTCTCGCTGGCATTTCTTTCCTGGCTGCTGCTTCCCGAGGATCGGCGCTATCCGCTGGCAGCTGCAGCCGTAGCAGCCCATCACCGGGATTATCCGGTGCTGGCCCGACAGTACATCGAAGTGCCGCATCCGGACGATAGCGGCATCGACGAGCGCTGGCAGGAGATGGACCGAGAGCGGCTGGAGGCCCTGGCCAGATGGACTACAGATACCTGGCCGTCCATTGCAGAAGCTGAGCAGCTTGGCTTTAACCCACCATTCGTGCGGCATCCATTGGACGACGTGCCACGGCTGCTTCGAGAGGGACCGGCTCGTATTGAGGAGGCGCTTGCGTGCTACCGCGATTACTTCAGGGCCCAGCGTTTTCCCACGCGAAAAGAACGACGGCGGGCTTGGAGGCGGCGACAGCAGGCGCTTTTTGTGCGAGGTCTGATGCTGCAGGCCGATCGGCTGGCCAGCGCGCAGGCGCCGCCTCTCCAGGCGCCTAACTTGGATGGCGTGGTAACAGCATTACCCGCAGGTGATTCAGGCTGGTATGATCATCAACGCAAGGCTGCTGCCCATGTAGGTTCATTGTTACTGGCTGCCCCAACTGGGAGTGGCAAAACGGAAGCGGCGTTGCTCTGGGCGCGACGTCAGCTGCAGGATGGTCGGCGGGGGGCAGTCTGCTATCTGCTTCCTTATCAGGCCAGCCTGAACGCGATGTATCGACGTTTCGTTGAGCGCTACCGTCTGGGGCAGGATGAAGTGGCACTATTGCACAGCCGGGCCGTGCAGGCAGTTTACCGGGAGCTGGCTCGCACTGAATCCGCTGAACAGGTAAAAGCCTATCGCCAAGCGCAACGATTGAAGGCTCTGGGCCGGTTGCATCAGCAACCGGTGCTGTTGGCCACACCTTATCAGTTACTGCGCGCAGCCTTTCGACTTCCGGGTTATGAAGGTCAGTGGGCCATGCTGCACGGGGCCCATCTTATTGTTGATGAAATTCATGGCTATGAACCATTTCGTCTGGGCCTGTTGCTGGGGCTGCTTGCTATGTTGCAGCAGCATTTCGATACAAGAATTGCTGTGATGACGGCCACCATGCCTTCGTGGCTACGCAATTTGTTGGTGCAGACGCTGGGTGCTGCCAGCACGCAGGCAGATCATGGCCTGTACAGGCGTTTCCAACGTCATCGGCTTCACCTGAAAGAGGGGCGTCTGGATGATGATTCTGTTCTGAACGAAATCGCCCATCGAGTGCAGCAGGGAGAAGCGGTACTGGTTGTTACCAACCTGGTAGCTTCAGCGCAACAGCTGGCTGAAGCCCTGGCTGAACGATTGAACAGCCCATGGCCACATCGTTGCGATCCCTTAAACGATTCAGTGCTATTGGTGCACAGCCGTTTTACGGCCGAAGATCGGTTGCAGCGAGAAGCAATCCTGCAGGACCGCGTAGCCCGTCGGCCGCGGGCGCAAGGCTTTGTGGTGGTAGCAACCCAGGTGGTAGAGGTCAGCCTGGATGTAGATTTCGATACGATTTACACTGATCCCGCACCTCTGGAGGCACTGATTCAGCGTTTTGGGCGGGTAAACCGCCGGCGGAATACTGCGGAGCGCCCCGTTTTTGTGATGCAGGAGGCTATGGACTGGACGTGGCCATATCGTCAGGAAGCCCTGATGCGTCGCACGGTAAAGTACCTCGAACAGTTTGACGGGCAGATAATCGATGAGGCCATGATCAGTACGTGGCTGGATGCTGTCTATGAGCCTGAGGTCGCAGTGTTACAGAAAGAAGTTGAGCGGGGGCGCCAGTCCTTTGCAGAAGTGGCCGGACCGGAACGTCTGGTTGCCTTTGAATCAGATCCTGCGCTGGAGGAGCAGTTCGACGCCCTGTTTGATGGGTATGAGGTGCTTCCACTTTCATTGCAGGAAGAGTTTTTACGTCGGGTTGACGAGGGGGCATACGTTGAGGCATATGGCCTGCTTGTGCCCATTTCGCAGGGGCGTTTCCATGCGTTTCGGCAGCAGGGGGCGCTGACTCGACTTCAAGATTATCGGGTGTGGGTGGCCGATTGTGCTTATGACCCATGCATTGGTTTGCAACCAGATGTACAGAATCCCGCAGA